A genomic window from Punica granatum isolate Tunisia-2019 chromosome 2, ASM765513v2, whole genome shotgun sequence includes:
- the LOC116195562 gene encoding uncharacterized protein LOC116195562, which produces MSTLIQEQRDAAVDEAFARRGCCFWGSPPREYDDDDRPCSVTDWWERVGAPGGDEKPWWVRVWNRMREWSELAAGPRWKTFIRRFSRNRPGKGGKFQYDPLSYARNFDEGKAGQEGHFDEDALWRDFSSRYASIPASCKSSMDLGKSGGPIFD; this is translated from the coding sequence ATGTCCACCCTGATCCAGGAACAAAGGGATGCAGCCGTCGACGAAGCGTTTGCCCGGCGGGGCTGCTGCTTCTGGGGGAGCCCGCCCCGAGAATACGACGACGATGACCGGCCGTGCTCGGTGACAGACTGGTGGGAGCGGGTCGGGGCGCCCGGAGGGGATGAGAAGCCGTGGTGGGTCCGGGTTTGGAACAGGATGAGGGAGTGGTCGGAGTTGGCGGCCGGGCCGCGGTGGAAGACGTTCATCCGCCGGTTCAGCAGGAACCGCCCCGGGAAGGGCGGGAAGTTCCAGTACGACCCCCTGAGCTACGCACGGAACTTTGACGAGGGGAAGGCCGGGCAGGAAGGTCATTTCGACGAGGACGCCCTGTGGCGCGACTTCTCGTCGAGGTACGCCTCGATACCGGCTTCGTGCAAGTCGTCCATGGACCTCGGGAAGTCTGGTGGTCCCATCTTCGATTGA